In the genome of Altererythrobacter sp. TH136, one region contains:
- the leuS gene encoding leucine--tRNA ligase translates to MTDQRFDPSVADGRWQRAWEQAGTFRADSASNKPKSYVLEMFPYPSGRIHIGHVRNYTMGDVLARYKKMRGHEVLHPMGWDAFGMPAENAAMEQGVHPGGWTRANIANMKAQLQRIGFALDWTREFATCDPEYYGHEQALFIDLYKAGLVYRKESEVNWDPVDMTVLANEQVIDGKGWRSGAQVERRKLNQWFLQITRFADELLDGLGSLDKWPDKVRLMQENWIGKSHGLQFAFDLSNGEKLEVYSTRPDTIFGASFVAVAPDHPIAQGVALTNCDAGKFIELCKRGGTTAAELETAEKLGFDTGIGAVHPFTGEHLPVFIANFVLMDYGTGAVMGVPGHDQRDFEFATKYALPIPRVVAPSAAEADLTFSGAAEGGDGVIVNSQFLDGMSVGDAIAEVIARAEQGGWGRGKTVWRLRDWGVSRQRYWGTPIPFVHCATCGVVPVSKDQLPVVLPEDVDFTTPGNPLERHPTWKHTTCAECGGAAVRETDTLDTFVDSSWYFLRFASQPADKPFDRDEVAAWLPVEQYIGGIEHAILHLLYARFWTRALAHLKLIDFAEPFASLFTQGMVTHETYSRRVAGDAGEREVFYSPGDVQRTAAGATLADGTPVTVGRVIKMSKSKKNTVDPDEIVARYGADAVRWFMLSDSPPERDLPWSEAGIEGCWRMVQRLWRLFGDHAPDAEGEDKVLARKLHQTYAAIAGDIEALSFNKAVARIYELASAVDKAPPSATRSEAIRGLVLLVAPMMPHLAEEAWARLGESGLVADADWPAVNPALLVEDEVTVAVQVKGKLRDTLTVAKGLPNAELEALALASEKVQRSLDGAQVRKVIVVPDRLVNIVA, encoded by the coding sequence ATGACAGATCAGCGCTTCGATCCGTCCGTGGCGGACGGGCGCTGGCAGCGCGCCTGGGAGCAAGCCGGGACGTTTCGCGCCGACAGCGCCAGCAACAAGCCCAAGAGCTATGTCCTGGAGATGTTCCCCTATCCGTCGGGGCGCATCCACATCGGCCACGTGCGCAATTACACGATGGGCGACGTGCTGGCGCGCTACAAGAAGATGCGCGGGCACGAGGTGCTGCACCCGATGGGGTGGGACGCGTTCGGCATGCCAGCGGAAAACGCGGCGATGGAGCAGGGGGTCCACCCCGGCGGCTGGACCCGCGCCAATATCGCCAACATGAAGGCGCAGCTCCAGCGGATCGGTTTCGCGCTGGACTGGACCCGCGAGTTCGCCACCTGCGATCCCGAATACTACGGGCACGAGCAGGCGCTGTTCATCGACCTATACAAGGCCGGGCTGGTCTACCGGAAGGAGAGCGAGGTCAATTGGGACCCGGTCGACATGACCGTGCTCGCCAACGAACAGGTGATCGACGGCAAGGGCTGGCGTTCGGGCGCTCAGGTGGAGCGGCGCAAGCTCAACCAGTGGTTCCTGCAGATCACCCGGTTTGCCGACGAGCTGCTCGACGGGCTCGGCAGCCTCGACAAATGGCCCGACAAGGTCCGGCTGATGCAGGAGAACTGGATCGGCAAGAGCCATGGGTTGCAGTTCGCCTTCGACCTGTCGAACGGCGAAAAGCTGGAGGTCTATTCCACCCGGCCCGATACGATCTTCGGCGCCAGCTTCGTCGCGGTCGCGCCCGACCACCCGATCGCGCAAGGCGTGGCCTTGACCAACTGCGACGCGGGAAAGTTCATCGAGTTGTGCAAGCGCGGCGGGACCACCGCGGCCGAGCTGGAGACGGCCGAGAAGTTGGGCTTCGACACCGGCATTGGCGCGGTGCATCCGTTCACCGGCGAGCACCTGCCGGTGTTCATCGCGAACTTCGTGCTGATGGACTACGGCACCGGGGCGGTGATGGGCGTGCCCGGCCACGACCAGCGCGACTTCGAATTCGCCACCAAGTACGCGCTGCCGATCCCGCGGGTGGTTGCGCCTTCGGCCGCGGAGGCGGACTTGACCTTCAGCGGCGCTGCCGAGGGCGGCGACGGGGTGATCGTCAACTCGCAGTTCCTTGACGGGATGAGCGTGGGCGACGCCATCGCGGAGGTGATCGCGCGCGCCGAGCAGGGCGGCTGGGGCCGGGGCAAGACCGTCTGGCGGCTGCGCGACTGGGGCGTTTCGCGCCAGCGGTACTGGGGCACGCCGATCCCGTTCGTCCACTGCGCCACGTGCGGCGTCGTGCCAGTGAGCAAGGACCAGCTGCCGGTCGTCCTGCCCGAGGACGTGGATTTCACCACGCCCGGCAACCCGCTGGAACGGCACCCGACGTGGAAGCACACGACCTGCGCCGAATGCGGCGGCGCGGCGGTGCGCGAGACCGATACCCTCGATACGTTCGTCGATTCCAGCTGGTACTTCCTGCGCTTCGCCAGCCAGCCGGCGGACAAGCCGTTCGACCGGGACGAGGTCGCCGCGTGGTTGCCGGTCGAGCAGTATATCGGCGGGATCGAGCACGCGATCCTGCACCTGCTCTACGCCCGGTTCTGGACCCGCGCGCTGGCGCACTTGAAACTGATCGACTTCGCCGAACCGTTCGCCTCGCTGTTCACCCAAGGCATGGTAACGCACGAGACCTATTCGCGCCGGGTTGCCGGCGATGCGGGCGAGCGCGAGGTGTTCTACAGCCCCGGCGATGTGCAGCGCACCGCTGCGGGCGCCACGCTGGCGGACGGCACCCCGGTGACGGTGGGCCGGGTCATCAAGATGTCCAAGTCGAAGAAGAACACGGTCGACCCGGACGAGATCGTCGCGCGCTATGGCGCGGACGCGGTGCGCTGGTTCATGCTGTCCGACAGCCCGCCGGAACGCGACCTGCCGTGGTCGGAAGCCGGCATCGAAGGGTGCTGGCGTATGGTCCAGCGGCTATGGCGCCTGTTCGGCGATCATGCGCCTGACGCTGAGGGCGAAGACAAGGTGCTCGCCCGCAAGCTGCACCAGACGTACGCCGCGATCGCCGGCGATATCGAGGCGCTGAGCTTCAACAAGGCGGTGGCGCGGATTTACGAACTCGCCAGCGCGGTGGACAAGGCCCCGCCGTCGGCCACCCGGAGCGAAGCGATCCGCGGACTGGTGCTCCTGGTCGCCCCGATGATGCCGCACCTCGCCGAAGAAGCCTGGGCAAGGCTGGGCGAGAGCGGATTGGTCGCCGATGCCGACTGGCCGGCGGTGAACCCTGCGCTGCTGGTGGAGGACGAGGTGACCGTCGCCGTGCAGGTGAAGGGCAAGCTGCGCGACACGCTGACGGTCGCCAAAGGGCTGCCCAACGCCGAACTGGAGGCGCTTGCGCTGGCGTCGGAGAAGGTCCAGCGTTCGCTCGATGGGGCTCAAGTGCGCAAGGTGATCGTGGTGCCCGACAGGCTGGTGAACATCGTCGCATGA
- a CDS encoding DUF3576 domain-containing protein — MTATSRPIRTARFAIAAAALGALAACTGANERPKADLAASQVTTIGVNAYLWRAALETVSFAPLLQSDSNGGVIVTDWYTNPRDPNERVKMTVSILDRDLRADAVRVAASREVAQGGLWVAAPVQAATVQRLEDIILTKARELRRQAIAG, encoded by the coding sequence ATGACCGCCACTTCGCGACCGATTCGCACTGCCCGCTTCGCCATCGCGGCCGCCGCCCTCGGCGCGCTCGCTGCATGCACTGGCGCGAACGAGCGGCCCAAGGCGGATCTCGCCGCCAGCCAAGTGACCACGATCGGCGTCAATGCCTATCTGTGGCGCGCGGCGCTGGAAACCGTCAGCTTCGCGCCGCTGCTGCAGTCCGACAGCAATGGCGGGGTCATCGTGACCGATTGGTACACCAATCCGCGCGATCCCAACGAGCGGGTCAAGATGACCGTTTCGATCCTCGACCGCGATCTGCGCGCCGATGCGGTGCGGGTCGCCGCCAGCCGCGAAGTCGCGCAAGGCGGCCTGTGGGTCGCGGCTCCGGTGCAGGCGGCCACCGTCCAGCGCCTCGAAGACATTATCCTGACCAAGGCCCGCGAACTGCGCCGCCAGGCGATCGCCGGCTAA
- the phbB gene encoding acetoacetyl-CoA reductase: protein MARVAIVTGGTRGIGKAISLALKAEGRTVVANYGGNDDAARAFSDEHGIAVYRWDVGDHHACIDGCIRVTEDVGPVDIVVNNAGITRDGTLARMSYDDWHDVMRINLGGCFNMAKACFPGMVERGWGRIVNIGSINGQAGQYGQVNYAAAKSGIHGFTKALAQEGAKKGVTVNAIAPGYIDTDMVAAVPAPVLEKIVAKIPVGRLGQATEIARGVVFLTSDDGGFVTGSTLSINGGQHMY from the coding sequence ATGGCACGCGTGGCAATCGTCACCGGTGGCACCCGAGGTATCGGCAAGGCGATCAGCCTCGCGTTGAAGGCGGAAGGGCGCACCGTGGTCGCCAACTACGGCGGCAACGACGACGCGGCGCGGGCCTTTTCCGACGAGCATGGGATTGCCGTGTACAGGTGGGACGTGGGCGATCACCACGCCTGCATCGACGGCTGCATTCGCGTGACGGAGGATGTCGGCCCGGTCGACATCGTGGTCAACAACGCCGGCATCACTCGCGACGGCACGCTAGCGCGGATGAGCTATGACGACTGGCACGATGTCATGCGCATCAATCTGGGCGGGTGCTTCAACATGGCCAAGGCATGTTTCCCCGGCATGGTCGAACGCGGCTGGGGCCGGATCGTCAACATCGGTTCGATCAACGGCCAGGCGGGCCAGTACGGGCAGGTGAACTATGCCGCGGCGAAAAGCGGCATCCACGGCTTCACCAAGGCGCTGGCGCAGGAAGGCGCCAAGAAGGGCGTCACCGTCAACGCCATCGCGCCGGGTTACATCGACACCGACATGGTCGCCGCCGTGCCCGCGCCCGTGCTGGAAAAAATCGTCGCCAAGATCCCCGTCGGGCGGCTGGGCCAAGCGACCGAGATCGCCCGCGGCGTGGTGTTCCTGACCAGCGACGACGGCGGTTTCGTCACCGGCTCCACGCTGAGCATCAACGGCGGCCAGCACATGTACTGA
- a CDS encoding YihY/virulence factor BrkB family protein, translating into MSDAVTAADHTTDEGRQATSPTRMPAGAWKTVLVRTWKESSADSVGLIAAGVSYYVFLAIVPLLGATALSYGLIADLQTVNAHIGQIVQVLPGDAGQLIAEQLVNVVQTSSGKKGLGLLLALAIALFGARNAAGSAINALNIAYEEEERRGFVKLNLLALAMTAAAVVGAAAAIAGIGAMSFLDGALPSNNPVIEALSVVLTYGLLGLVGATGAALLYRYGPSRDKPQWRWLTPGSVLFGAVWVLLTFGFGYYASHFGNYGATYGSLSAVIVLLTWLYLSSYALIFGAELNSELEHQTARDTTDGPERPLGERGAWVADHVASENDEPPSRK; encoded by the coding sequence ATGAGCGACGCCGTGACTGCTGCCGACCACACGACTGACGAAGGGCGCCAGGCGACGTCTCCGACGAGGATGCCCGCAGGCGCCTGGAAGACCGTGCTCGTGCGGACCTGGAAGGAATCGTCGGCCGACAGCGTGGGGCTGATCGCCGCGGGCGTATCGTATTACGTGTTCCTTGCCATCGTGCCGTTGCTCGGTGCGACGGCCCTGTCCTATGGGCTGATCGCCGATCTGCAGACGGTCAACGCGCACATTGGCCAGATCGTCCAGGTCCTGCCCGGGGACGCGGGACAGTTGATTGCCGAGCAGCTGGTGAACGTGGTGCAGACGTCGTCGGGCAAGAAAGGCCTAGGCCTCCTGCTCGCGCTGGCCATCGCCCTGTTTGGCGCGCGCAACGCCGCGGGCAGCGCGATCAACGCGCTCAACATCGCATACGAAGAGGAAGAGCGCCGCGGCTTCGTCAAACTCAACCTGCTCGCGCTCGCGATGACCGCCGCAGCAGTTGTCGGCGCGGCGGCGGCGATCGCGGGGATCGGCGCGATGAGCTTCCTGGACGGCGCGCTGCCATCCAACAATCCGGTGATCGAGGCGCTGTCGGTGGTGTTGACCTATGGCCTGCTCGGGCTCGTCGGGGCGACCGGGGCGGCGCTGCTGTATCGCTATGGTCCGTCGCGCGACAAGCCACAGTGGCGCTGGCTCACGCCCGGTTCGGTGTTGTTCGGCGCGGTGTGGGTGCTGCTGACCTTCGGGTTCGGGTACTATGCGAGCCACTTCGGCAACTATGGCGCGACCTACGGGTCATTGAGCGCGGTGATCGTGCTGCTGACGTGGCTGTACCTGTCTTCCTATGCCCTGATCTTCGGCGCGGAGCTTAACAGCGAGCTGGAGCATCAAACCGCGCGCGATACCACTGACGGGCCGGAACGGCCGCTGGGTGAGCGGGGGGCGTGGGTCGCCGACCACGTGGCGTCTGAAAACGACGAGCCCCCGTCCCGGAAGTAA